In Cryptomeria japonica chromosome 5, Sugi_1.0, whole genome shotgun sequence, the genomic window aatttgcttgcggtctcccttataccctaaaacacgtcaattatcgggagatgaatcaatttcaatgTTTCACCTAACCAAAATCTTGCACaccaaacacaattatcaaatcgaatcaaatttttcaaaatattgattcatctctcgagggggcattatcaccatcgtttgtcaaatctggggcatcacacatcaaatttggggcataACATAAAAATCCATAAAAACGACATCAATCATAAAatcacaacgacacatcattttctttgaaataacatgtgcacacatgtcacttcaaagaggggcaaaatgtagacgtataaaaatgaccatattcctaaatgaatatcttatgttcatttctctatttaattaaattatccacattcctctatttagttaagaaaattactcaattaaattcactataacatttaataggataaattcattatattcaattaaagcccctgtccactttttaattaaattcaattaaaacctattttccctcacccacttgcaaaatcctacacctcccacttgcatcctaaccctctttctaacctcttctagattcttctaaacctaattaattaacccaaaaccATCCATTcccccttttccctaaatttgaggaggtcacttctcaaatttagagtaaagtcttcaaaatgcattaaagcctttatccattcaacaagctaacttgttgaatgcccccaaatttggaaggactcttacaaagttatccccaaagtcttcataaccattaatggttaactcaaccctcttacatggttaaagaatttccataaactcaacctccatctaacccaagggtctcatcaagcatttattgctttgaccatggttatccttaaacctttgcacaagagtttatcctttgggtaaaagctatatccaatggataaccctaacttaaccttaacccttaacccctagggtaaccatgaggtcttctcaagaatttaatgcttcttacatctcctctcaaccaaccttatgttgacaattgtcaccatttcattggtgccaattgcaaacatggattcccaactttcaaacttggcccttgattgcctctttcaatcctgaccatccatttccctatttttgctataaatagagctctcatttcctccattttcatcatccaagtctttagcatcacacttatactaaaatccatccaagctttaatatatcatttgttctcatcatttagcctctcttttcaataggaattaatctaaatatgcatgcttagagtattttccttatcatttagcttaatcatagactaatatagcatgctaggatagtcttgctactaatcttgtcatcttataaactagtttattgcatttatatgaTCATGCATAGCCttggatgcatttcatcttaaaatcaaccaaaacatccctcgttcttgcatttgtcatccctaaaccactttgctcagtgatctgagagcaaagacattggtttgagggaccttgtgagatagagaaccatggaaccaaccttgggaagctgagccatacttcatgactccatagcttgcaccaagaagtcatgtgggtgtgtgagcaaggctccttaggctttgttttccacatattgagttctatcgacccgcttttcctgcatacagaaCCTTATTCTTAGAGTTTTTTTAAAACCTTTTTCATTTGTAGTCCATGGATTAAACTTCTTTTGATTATCTATAATGTCTTTTATGACATGTAATCATGTAAAATTTTGAAGAATAGTACAAGTTGTTgtaactttattttctcttcatttGTTATTACTTATGAATAGGCTAttggtttattatatttattttattgtgctTGATATCTATAATGTATATAGATTGTTATTTTTTTGTGAGATTCTATGATTAATTAGTGAAATAGTTTATCTATTTTGGTGCATTTCCCTATCTTCCTTAGTATATTTGATTTCAACACTCTTTCTCCATTTTCTTAGTAATACTTAGGTATACATAGAATAGGAGGAACCAACCTACTCTATTGGTTTGGTTTGTTGAAATATTCTCATATATATAAGCCTCCCCATGTTTCCATGAATTGCAAGTGTAAAAGGAATCTTAAAAGTTGTACTTGATCATATGATATAGTTGAAATATAATTTTTGTATGCCTTGTGGGAGCCTAATAtccaaaaatattaatattttggcaAGTATATCGAGATACAATTACCCTGAATATTATTTGCATTCTTTTCCTAGAAACTTTGTTGAAGAATAAATCTATCTAAGCATAGAGAAGGATTCAAATGAGATCTTATTTTGAGCTAATCCATTAGAAAATATTGTCCAATGTTTTACCCTATTTCTAAGAAGAAGAGCTAGAATTTAAATTTAGGATAGGTATAGAAAGCCTAGAATCCATTGCAACTTAATCTCTTGCTTCTAGCCCAAGAAATCCACCTAGAGGAATTATCTCAACCTCTAGAGCTCATGATTTTTTTATTTGGAATAATGGTATCCTTGAGGCTATTTAATAGTGGAAACCTTTTTAGCTCTCACTTTAAAATCCTTGCTCTATTATTCTAGGAAAATTCCATAATTCCTATTAGTCATACTCAAGATGTGGCCATTTTATTATACAATCCATGTGATATAACACAAGTGAATGCCACTTACATTTCTTGCAACttcctttaaaggtaaatatttggACTAGTACCACATATTTCCTTCAAGATAAATAAAATTTTGGTATATCTCTACAACTTTTTAAGAAGAGAGATAATATATCCCTAGTGGAATAATTGACTACAATAAAGAGACTACTAATGGATTTTATCACATATTTGAACATCATATTCAAGAAGAATTGGTATAAGGAACTTACAAGTGAAATGAAGACAATGCATAGGGATATATGTACAAAGGAGAGAACAAAATATGTTGTACTGTTTGTGGCAAGAGTGAAGGATGTATAAGTAATGATTTCTCAGTGTGTGCCTATACTCATTTCCATTCACGTGGTCAAAGTGTTTGTTAGAGAATGAAACTCTCTTTAGGTTTTCTTTGTAGTGGTGTTTGACACATCATGGAGCTCTCATTATAACTGCATTCTATTTTGAGATTGATGACCTTTCATAGAGAAATCATAATACCAAGGTTGAGGAAGGCTTTCTTATTTTAGGAGGATGAATGATGAAGGTAACTATGGAGGTCCTAGAGAATTATTTCATTGAGGGCACAACCAAAAATTATTTGAACTCCAAATTTCTTCTATGTTGAAATTTCACCAAATGAGTGACGCCCCCACACACATACACCCATTTACCTTAATCCCCTTGAAAATGGAAGTAATCAATTAAAGTTACATTCAATTTGATATCTATGTGAATAGAGTTGCACCATGAtgtgtttttttttcaaattgctAATTTTTCTAATAAAATCGAAGATCTTAAATAAATAATCTATCTAAAAACACTAAGATATAATCTTgagtaatttttatctttttaaaataaGAGGTAAACACTTTTGACCCACCTCATTCCAAATTAGAATATCAACAATAATAACAAGAAAGTTTCCAACATATTACTTTGATGACAAGAATAAcaacaccacaacttaaccatcGATTAGCATaatcttttgtgtgtgtgtgtgtgaagagaGTTGCACcatgatatattttttttcaaattgctGAATTTCCTAATAAAATCTAAGATATCTTAAATAATCTATCTAAAAACACGATATGTAATCCTTagtaatttttatattttaaaaaagagGGGTAAATGCTTTTGATCTACCTCATCCCTAATTAGATTATTCAACAATAACAACCCAACATGGTTCAAACTTTGATGACAAGAATAACAACCCAACATGATTCAAACTTTGATGACAAGAATAACAACCCAACATGGTTCAAACTTTGATGACAAGAATAAAAACACCACAACTTAACTATCAGACTATCCCAATATTAACataatacatatatgtgtgtgtacatacatacatacatacacatcttcttgaaaataaatgtaatcaattaaagctacattcaattttgatatctatgtgaaGCTAGTTGCAccataatattttttttcaaattgctGAATTTTCTAATAAAATCTAAGATATCTTAAATAATCCATCTAAAAACACTAGagatataattttgtttattttttatatttttaaaaggaGGGGTAAAGGTTTTTGACCTACCTCATCCCCAATTAGAATATTCAACAACTTAACATCACACTATGCCCATATTGATATaaaattgaataattttatttattaaaaaaatattttattttaaaattattcaaaaaattatttgtatactttttttttaatttattgaatagttgttttaatttaatttataactaatttataattattttatttttatttatttaagatttattttattttatttatttaaaaattcttttACAATTTAAAATTACATAGATTGTCTTATCATCACTATAGAATACAACTTGATacaacaaaaaaattacaaatttataaaaccaatatttttttgataaaaattaaaaTACTTATCATTTAATTATAACAATCCAATTTTTCATAAACAGTAAGATTTGTCTTTGGATTTAACTCTTCTGTTTGATCAATTAATTGTGAAGGATAAGGTTGATTAATTGATTGCTTTTGCCAAGGTGTTGGtcatttctattttaaaatttttagTACTTTTTTCTAATTATGTAATTAAAAAAAGatattgaaaataataaaaattagaaaatttgcACTTTTTTTTACTTTCATCAAGTTATTGATCATTCTCATCTTCATAGATCTCAATGGCAATGTCTATCCAGTCTCTATGATACACTGACATcttatgcatacaatacatgttacacatACATATAACTACACATTTAACTACACATTTCTGATCACTTCTTCAAATCAAAAGCCCAAAACAAACGCACAATAGAAGATTTTTGCTTGGCCACTTTCTGTCTTAATCAGTTGATCTAGGCAAAAAATGAACAGATTCAAATAAAAAAACTTATGACTAGATTTTAGCAAATTCAAGATTCTTCTTCCCGTCAAGCTTTCCAGAAAAGACATGCTGTACATAGTCTGCTTGAATGAATCTTTTGTATTGACAGGGATGCAGCTCATCTGTGAGTTCAGGAGCAGGACCCACTTCTATTTCAATATTTGGACCATAAAACATGGCAATGGAGATTCGATCTCTGTCCAGGTTTGTGACTGCCCTGTGCTCAATGCTCTTATATATTCCATTGCTTATaacctaattcaaaatacaaaaacaaaaattaCATTTGATATCGATCCGGGGGCATCAAACATTACTACCAATTATTAAAGCCAGGCAATAATTCATCAAGAATGAAGTGAAGAGATTTCTGTTTTATACATGAAATCTTAATCCAAACAATCATTCATAACTTGGAGAAAAATCCCAGAACCATACAACCCTAGAAACAACTTTGATTCTAGTTTGATAATTTCTACATATTCTTTTGGACTATAGAATGTTAAAGGTCATTTTCATTACCTCAAGCATGTCCCCAATATTTATAACCAGGGAACCAGGGATGGGCTGAACAGGAATCCATTCACCATCCTTACAGATCTGTAGCCCCACTATCTCATCATCCTGCAACAACACTGTCAAAGCAAATCCATCTGAATGAGGACTTATGCCTAAAACCAGATCTGGTCTTGGGCAGGGTGGGTAGTAATTCAATCTCATTCTCTGTCTCATTTTGCCACACATGTTAAGGAAACAATCTGGTGTTAGCCCAACATTCTCTGATAAGAGGAAAAGAATTGTATTGCTAAGCTTTTGAATTTCCAGAGCATATTGATCCACAGTTTCTCTGCAACAAATGGGCAGCAAAATTAGATAGAAAATGAAATTGATTTTGCAAAATTAGATagaaaatgaaattgatgaaaatcAGATGGATAGGAACAGGGCAACTATATCAaccaattattttgaattttgaaaagaactCAAAAAGAGTAATTGATGAAAGTAGTATGCTTTTGATACCTATAGCCACCAGAGACCTAGTACAACAGGAGAAGAGGGAAAAAGAGTCTATACATGAGATCAGTCAATGCCATTTTATCAACATGAAATCATTCAAATGATCAACCACAAATATTGAGGTACCTAAAATCCACTGGCTTTGTTGGCCAAAAATCCATGTTTCTATTCTCTGGAGGCAGAGTTGTCAAGGACATCATATCCGCCCAGTCCAGTATTTGGTCATCGGAGATTACAAAGGCCTGGCCATAGCCTTCTAGCTCTTGTATTTTGTATTTGAGTTTTTCTTCCAGAGGTAGTTGAATGAATTCCCTTACAATTCCCTTCATTCTTTCCGTCAGAGACAGAGGAATTCCATGATTCATTTTAGCTAAGTAAGCAAGTTAGGAGAACAAAGATAATATAGAATCTAATCCCCATTCTATAACATAATTTATAGTCAATTTTAGTGTGCCCACCTGAAAAAATCCCCATTCTTGGCATGCCATGCCAAGTTTTTCTAATTCCTTTTGCCTGCAGAGATCTGAATCTCCCCAAAACATGTCCATATCGATTATGGGAATGTCCAAATGATGAATAGGAAAGGCATTTGGGCGCTCTTTCTCTGATCTGATATATCTCTCAGGAAGGCTTTGAAGGTGCTGAGCTGCCAATTCCTGAACAACAGGGACTGAAAATCTTCTTGAAGTTCCATCAGAGGGATTATATACCatgactgaaaatttgaagaatTGTGAGATTTTTCTCCTTAGTCATCCGTACTGTCAAGTGCAATCTCTCTTTCAACTACGGCCAAACTTCTTTATTTGGATGAACaacaatatttaaaaataataataatgaaaattgAAAACTTGCACTTTTTTAATTTTCACAAATTGGTCACTCTCATTAAGTACGTCTTCATAGATCCCAAATAACACTAATTCATGTCATCGTTAAACACGATAGCTCgcagacaatcaacaatccattaCATTAAACATCCTGGAATTAAAAGCTCACACCCACATAATGATAATCTGTCTTAATATGCTAATCCAAGCCAACATTGAACAAATTCAAATCAAGAAACTTATGAGCTGATTTTGGCAAATTCAATGTTATTCTTCCCATCAAGCTTTCCAGAAAGGACATGTTGCATGAAGTCTCCATTAATGAATCTTTTGTATTGACAGGGATGCAACTCATCTATGAGTTCAGGAGCAGGACCCAATTCTGTTTCCCTACTACCTGGACCATGAAACATGGCAATGGAGATTCGATCTCTATCCGTGTTGGTGACTGCTCTGTGCTCAATGCTCTTATATATTCCATTGCTTATTACCTtagtaaaaataaaacaaataaccaGCCAGTTAATGCATCAAGAATGAAGTGGGAAGATTTTTGTTTTATACATGAGATCTTAAATCGAGAGAGTCATTCACAACTTGGATTAAAAAACCTAGAATTATACACCCATAGAAACCTTCTTTAAAACAAGTTAACATAATTTGATAGGTCCTACAGATTGTTTTGGCCTGAAGACTTAAAATTCATTGTCATTACCTCAAGAATGTCCCCAACATTGATAACCAGAGCACCAGGGATGGGTTGAACAGGAACCCATTCACCATCCTTATGGATCTGTAGGCCCACTATCCCATCATCCTGCAACAACACTGTCAAAGCAAATGCATCTGAATGAGGGCTTATGCCTAAAACCAGATCTGGTTTAAGGCGGGGTGGGTAGTAATTCAATCTCATTCTCTGTCCCATTTTCCCACACATGTTAACGAAGCAGTCTGGTTTTAGCCCGACATTCTCTGATAAGAGGCAAAGAAGTGTATTGCTAAGCTTTTGAGTTTCCAGAGCATATTGATCCACAGTTTCTCTGCAACAAATGGGTCGCATCATTAGAACGAAaattaaaatgatgaaaattagatgGATTGGAACATGCTACTTTACCAAGCAATTAAAATGAAATGGATTGCAAAAACGTAATTGAAGTAGATATGCTTTTCATACTTATAGCCATCAGAGACATAGTACAGCAGAAGAGGAAAAATAATCTTTACATGAGATCAACAGCATTGCTTGAGTTTAAGCTTGTATTCTTCCTATGGTGAGAGGGAAAAGTTGGGTATGAGACTAATGCAGTGtttgtattattttttaaatatttatcattCATAAATTCGTTTTGCTAGTTGATATGAGAGCGTGAGTCTATGTTGATACATTTATCATTAACAGTAAAAAATTGAAAGATATCCAGTCTGTCAAAATTATTCAGAATACAATTTCAACCTCATCCTTTATATCATCTCTATACAACGACAATATGTACAATCACCATACTCACTATTGTCCTAATTACCTGTAAAAGGAGGCAGACCTAAAAATTTTCCATAGCTTGCTGAGGGTAGTCCGGTGGAGACTCTCTATTTTTTGGTATGCAGTTTCATAGATAGTTTGAGATAAACAAATAAGTTTTAATATAGAAAAGGAGAAAATTTATTGACTGCTTTCAGTGGCTGGTGGAGAAGAGGCATAACATATTGCAGAGCCAATTAAAATAAGACCCTTGACAACTGAATAGTCTAGAGATTTTATCTAGAAAACCTTAGATGCAGATTTCTGAAAAGTGGGGTAGTGAACCTACAATTTTATAATAAAACTTGCACACGAGTAATGAACTATGAATCACCTCAAAATATTCTCAGTAActgttttttaaaatattattaaaatccCGTAGATTGTACGATTACCTGAGTTTGCTCTTCAAATTGTAGAGCAACATATGTATACCATACAGAAATAGATTTTGTGTAGATAGCAATTAAATCACCCTCAATCATATATAAATTGAATAAGATGCTATATAAATTGAACAAGATGTCAGCATCTTATGACAAACTGAATTAGCAAATGTCTAGGTACCTAAAATCCGCTGGCTTTGTTGGCCAAAAGTCCATATTTCTATTCTCTGGAGGTAGAGTTGCCAAGGACATCATGTCCGCCCAGTCCAGTTCTTGGTCTTCAGAGGTTACAAAGCTCTGGCCATAGCCTTCAATCTCTTGTATTTTGTATTTGAGTTTTTCTTCTAGAGGTAgttgaatgaattcctttgcaattCCTTTCATTCTTTCCGTCAGAGACACAGGAATTCCATGATTCACAGCCTGTCAAGGAGACATACGTACCATCTTAGCTAAGCAAGCAAgttaggaagataaagataatatggAACCTAATCCCATCATAAGGGTAATCCTATTAGAGTCTATAAATAACTTGAAAGTTACTTCAAATAGATAACAACTATGTTCTAAAAAAGATCCTCAAGCAGCTCCCACGGTCTAAGAAACAGGGGTTTTCTTAAAACTTTACCTCCATACAGAAAAGAAGATCATGCTGGCTTTATGCCTACTACTTCTAAGTTCATTCTAGCAATTGTTAGTTTAATACATaatttataatcaattttgacgTGCCCACCTGAAAAAATCCCCATTGCTGGCATGCCATGCCAAGTTTTTCCAGTTCCTTTTGCCTGCAGAGATCTGAATCCCCCCAAAACATGTCCATATCAATTATGGGGATTtccaaatgatgaagaggaaaggaatTTGGGCGCTCTTTCTCTGATCTGATGTATCTTTCAGGAAGGCTGTGAAGATTCTGAGATGCTAATTCCTGAACAACAGGAACTGAGAACATTTTTGTAGTTCCATCAGAGGGATCAAACACCATGCGTGAATTAAACATGATAGTTTTTAAAATCTGAACAAACCACCTAATTGCTTCTACACTCATGAATTCCAACACTTCATGTATTCATCCATTTATACAAATTGAGGGGAGAAGCTCAGCCTGAAGACATTCAGAATGTGGTGCCAAGTCAACTAAAGCTGGTGAAAATTGTTTGTCCTGTTTACTATCATTGAATGGCATAAAATACATGTTGAATCATTTAACTACTCAAATTAGACTACAATTTTAGAAAAAATATATGAAGTGAAAGCAGATTAAAACAGCTTAACTATTGCAATTTTTAAGTCAAATAACGTGTAAAGACAAACACACTGCAGATGTGATTGCCATTGAAAAACAAATACTATGTATACTAACTTCAGAAGTTCAGTCCACTACTGAATAAATAACAGCATCCagacaaaatattttatttttgcttTTGAAATCGTTTGTCCTGTTTGCTATCATTCAATGTCATAAAACACCTGTTGAAGTGATCATTTAACTACTCAAATTAGACTGCAAGTTTAGAAAAATATATGAAGTGAGAGCAGATTAAAATAATCAGGGAGCCACAGCTAGTTATTGTAATTTTTAAGTCAAACAACGTCTGCCGATGTTATTGTCATTGAAAAACgaattatgatttaatttttaatatCCATTTATTTAAATCTGTTTTCCAATGAGTGATTTTG contains:
- the LOC131032824 gene encoding S-norcoclaurine synthase 1-like — translated: MAPFPQFFVGEVDALPNCSNVMGEFPPLVDLAAMGAGVVVAPSASKGVFVVVVGPSMVMGVDFGGLVASCVAGAKIPVILILKTIMFNSRMVFDPSDGTTKMFSVPVVQELASQNLHSLPERYIRSEKERPNSFPLHHLEIPIIDMDMFWGDSDLCRQKELEKLGMACQQWGFFQAVNHGIPVSLTERMKGIAKEFIQLPLEEKLKYKIQEIEGYGQSFVTSEDQELDWADMMSLATLPPENRNMDFWPTKPADFRETVDQYALETQKLSNTLLCLLSENVGLKPDCFVNMCGKMGQRMRLNYYPPRLKPDLVLGISPHSDAFALTVLLQDDGIVGLQIHKDGEWVPVQPIPGALVINVGDILEVISNGIYKSIEHRAVTNTDRDRISIAMFHGPGSRETELGPAPELIDELHPCQYKRFINGDFMQHVLSGKLDGKNNIEFAKISS
- the LOC131032825 gene encoding protein SRG1-like, which codes for MVYNPSDGTSRRFSVPVVQELAAQHLQSLPERYIRSEKERPNAFPIHHLDIPIIDMDMFWGDSDLCRQKELEKLGMACQEWGFFQVAKMNHGIPLSLTERMKGIVREFIQLPLEEKLKYKIQELEGYGQAFVISDDQILDWADMMSLTTLPPENRNMDFWPTKPVDFRETVDQYALEIQKLSNTILFLLSENVGLTPDCFLNMCGKMRQRMRLNYYPPCPRPDLVLGISPHSDGFALTVLLQDDEIVGLQICKDGEWIPVQPIPGSLVINIGDMLEVISNGIYKSIEHRAVTNLDRDRISIAMFYGPNIEIEVGPAPELTDELHPCQYKRFIQADYVQHVFSGKLDGKKNLEFAKI